The following coding sequences lie in one Mus musculus strain C57BL/6J chromosome 11, GRCm38.p6 C57BL/6J genomic window:
- the Inpp5j gene encoding phosphatidylinositol 4,5-bisphosphate 5-phosphatase A has translation MEGQTRSGSARPGTRTGLGPLPGTHGVLQAEIPSKKVNSSFQLPAKNSGPASSEPRLTLAPVGPRAAVSPPSERPRLVLSSPRPVLAPLSIAGEQKRPPPPHSSNRAAKSVGQLVVSAAAASKPPPVASVSILAPKSLGQLVISASAMPRPSPAPLGSVLTPTSRDQKQLSPTSVGPKPALATSGLSLALASQEQPPQSPSSPSPVPSPVLSPSQEGHLAAASVTSTPASERQLPARQKDTAVPRPTPPADKCLYTPERAAGPATSPPRAQAFSDPRLSPSFRARPEAPRHSPEDPVLPPPPQTLPLDVSPGLPESGTRSPGLLSPTFRPGIPSSQTVPPPLPKPPRSPSRSPSRSPNRSPCLPPAPEVALPKPVTQAAGSGRCPSPNLQAQESPAAATTTTSPTSSWSAQPTCKSDPGFRITVVTWNVGTAMPPDDVTSLLHLGSGHDNDGADMIAIGLQEVNSMINKRLKDALFTDQWSELFMDALGPFNFVLVSTVRMQGVILLLFAKYYHLPFLRDVQTDCTRTGLGGYWGNKGGVSVRLAAFGHMLCFLNCHLPAHMDKAEQRKDNFQTILSLQQFQGPGAHGILDHDLVFWFGDLNFRIESYDLHFVKFAIDSNQLHQLWEKDQLNMAKNTWPILKGFQEGPLNFAPTFKFDVGTNKYDTSAKKRKPAWTDRILWKVKAPSGGPSPSGRESHRLQVTQHSYRSHMEYTVSDHKPVAAQFILQFAFRDDVPLVRLEVADEWARPEQAVVRYRVETVFARSSWDWIGLYRVGFRHCKDYVAYVWAKHEEVDGNIYQVTFSEESLPKGHGDFILGYYSHHHSILIGVTEPFQISLPTSESASSSTDSSGTSSEGEDDSTLELLAPKSRSPSPGKSKRHRSRSPGLARFPSLALHPSSRERRGGSRSPSPQSRQLPRVAPDRGHSSSSRGSSEEGPSGLPGPWAFPPSVPRSLGLLPALRLETVDPGGGGSWGADQEAPDPNSLSPSPQGRLGLEEGGLGP, from the exons ATGGAAGGCCAGACCAGGAGTGGTAGTGCCAGGCCCGGGACCAGGACTGGACTGGGACCCTTGCCTGGGACTCATGGGGTCTTGCAAGCTGAGATACCCTCGAAG AAGGTAAACTCAAGTTTTCAGCTTCCAGCAAAGAACTCGGGCCCAGCATCTTCGGAACCAAGGTTGACCCTGGCACCTGTGGGACCACGAGCAGCTGTGTCACCTCCTTCAGAGAGGCCGAGACTGGTTTTGTCATCTCCCCGACCTGTCCTAGCGCCACTGTCCATCGCTGGAGAACAGAAAAGGCCTCCGCCCCCTCACAGCTCCAACAGGGCAGCCAAGTCTGTGGGCCAACTGGTAGTATCTGCTGCTGCAGCATCCAAGCCTCCACCAGTCGCCTCAGTCTCAATCCTGGCTCCGAAGTCTCTGGGGCAGCTAGTAATATCTGCCTCTGCTATGCCAAGGCCATCTCCGGCTCCCCTGGGGTCCGTCCTAACTCCAACTTCTAGGGATCAGAAGCAGTTATCACCCACCTCTGTGGGACCTAAGCCAGCATTGGCAACCTCAGGCCTAAGCCTAGCGCTGGCCTCTCAGGAGCAGCCCCCGCAGTCCCCCTCCAGTCCTTCCCCTGTGCCGAGTCCCGTTCTGTCACCCTCTCAGGAGGGTCACCTGGCTGCAGCATCTGTGACATCTACCCCAGCTTCTGAGAGACAGTTGCCGGCTAGACAGAAGGATACCGCAGTTCCCAGGCCCACTCCTCCTGCAGACAAGTGTCTCTACACTCCAGAGCGGGCAGCTGGTCCCGCCACCTCTCCACCAAGGGCCCAAGCTTTCTCAGACCCTCGGCTTTCCCCCTCTTTCCGCGCGAGACCAGAGGCTCCACGCCACAGCCCAGAGGATCCCGTCTTGCCGCCGCCACCGCAGACCCTGCCCTTGGATGTGAGCCCAGGCCTTCCAGAGTCTGGCACCCGTTCCCCTGGACTTCTGTCCCCTACCTTTCGGCCAGGAATCCCTTCAAGCCAGACTGTGCCCCCACCTCTGCCAAAGCCACCTCGGTCTCCCAGCCGCTCCCCGAGTCGCTCTCCCAACCGCTCTCCCTGTTTGCCCCCAGCCCCTGAGGTGGCACTCCCAAAACCTGTCACCCAGGCTGCAGGGTCTGGCAGGTGCCCAAGCCCTAACCTACAGGCACAAGAAAGTCCAgcagccgccaccaccaccacctcaccAACATCTTCTTGGTCAGCTCAGCCTACTTGCAAGAGCGACCCTGGATTCCG GATCACTGTGGTTACATGGAATGTGGGGACCGCCATGCCCCCTGATGATGTCACATCTCTTCTTCACCTGGGCAGTGGCCACGACAATGATGGTGCAGATATGATTGCCATAGG GTTGCAAGAAGTCAATTCCATGATCAACAAGCGGCTCAAGGATGCTCTCTTTACTGACCAGTGGAGTGAGCTCTTCATGGATGCACTGGGGCCTTTCAACTTTGTGCTG GTGAGCACCGTGAGGATGCAGGGCGTCATTCTGCTGCTCTTTGCCAAGTACTACCACCTACCGTTCCTACGGGACGTGCAGACAGACTGTACTCGTACTGGCCTGGGTGGCTACTGG GGTAACAAGGGCGGAGTAAGTGTGCGCTTAGCAGCCTTCGGGCACATGCTGTGCTTCCTAAACTGCCACTTGCCCGCACACATGGACAAGGCAGAACAGCGCAAGGATAACTTTCAAACTATCCTTAGCCTCCAGCAATTCCAGGGACCTGGTGCACACGGCATCTTGGATCATGA TCTTGTATTCTGGTTTGGGGACCTGAACTTCCGCATTGAGAGCTATGACCTACACTTTGTCAAGTTCGCCATAGACAGCAACCAACTCCATCAGCTCTGGGAGAAGGACCAG CTCAACATGGCCAAGAACACTTGGCCCATCTTGAAAGGTTTCCAGGAAGGGCCCCTTAACTTTGCTCCCACTTTCAAGTTTGACGTGGGTACCAACAAATATGATACCAG TGCCAAAAAGCGGAAGCCAGCCTGGACAGATCGCATTCTGTGGAAGGTCAAGGCTCCAAGTGGAGGTCCCAGTCCCTCAGGACGAGAGAGTCATAGGCTCCAGGTGACCCAGCACAGCTACCGCAGCCACATGGAGTACACTGTCAGTGACCACAAGCCTGTTGCTGCCCAGTTCATTCTGCAG TTTGCCTTCAGGGATGATGTTCCTCTGGTGCGGCTGGAGGTAGCCGATGAATGGGCAAGGCCAGAGCAGGCCGTGGTGAGGTACCGCGTGGAAACAGTATTTGCCCGAAGCTCCTGGGACTGGATCGGCTTGTACCGG GTGGGCTTCCGTCACTGTAAGGACTATGTGGCTTACGTCTGGGCCAAGCATGAGGAAGTGGATGGGAATATCTACCAG GTGACCTTCAGTGAGGAGTCACTGCCCAAGGGCCACGGAGACTTCATTCTGGGTTACTATAGCCACCACCACAGCATCCTCATTGGCGTCACAGAACCCTTTCAG ATCTCGCTGCCTACCTCAGAATCTGCCAGCAGCAGCACAGACAGCTCGGGCACCAGCTCGGAGGGGGAGGATGACAGCACTCTGGAGCTGCTGGCACCCAAGTCCCGCAGCCCCAGCCCTGGCAAGTCCAAGAGACACCGTAGTCGCAGCCCTGGCCTAGCCCGCTTCCCCAGTCTCGCTCTCCATCCCTCGTCCCGTGAACGCCGTGGTGGCAGCCGAAGTCCCTCACCCCAGAGCCGCCAACTGCCTCGGGTAGCCCCTGACAGGGGTCACAGTAGTAGCAGCCGAGGTAGTAGTGAGGAGGGGCCCTCTGGGCTGCCTGGACCCTGGGCCTTCCCACCCTCTGTGCCTCGAAGCCTGGGCCTGCTTCCAGCCTTGCGCCTGGAGACCGTAGACCCTGGTGGTGGAGGCTCCTGGGGAGCTGACCAGGAGGCCCCTGACCCTAATAGCCTCTCCCCTAGCCCCCAGGGCCGACTGGGGCTGGAGGAAGGGGGTTTGGGGCCCTGA
- the Inpp5j gene encoding phosphatidylinositol 4,5-bisphosphate 5-phosphatase A isoform X2, which yields MEGQTRSGSARPGTRTGLGPLPGTHGVLQAEIPSKKVNSSFQLPAKNSGPASSEPRLTLAPVGPRAAVSPPSERPRLVLSSPRPVLAPLSIAGEQKRPPPPHSSNRAAKSVGQLVVSAAAASKPPPVASVSILAPKSLGQLVISASAMPRPSPAPLGSVLTPTSRDQKQLSPTSVGPKPALATSGLSLALASQEQPPQSPSSPSPVPSPVLSPSQEGHLAAASVTSTPASERQLPARQKDTAVPRPTPPADKCLYTPERAAGPATSPPRAQAFSDPRLSPSFRARPEAPRHSPEDPVLPPPPQTLPLDVSPGLPESGTRSPGLLSPTFRPGIPSSQTVPPPLPKPPRSPSRSPSRSPNRSPCLPPAPEVALPKPVTQAAGSGRCPSPNLQAQESPAAATTTTSPTSSWSAQPTCKSDPGFRITVVTWNVGTAMPPDDVTSLLHLGSGHDNDGADMIAIGLQEVNSMINKRLKDALFTDQWSELFMDALGPFNFVLVSTVRMQGVILLLFAKYYHLPFLRDVQTDCTRTGLGGYWGNKGGVSVRLAAFGHMLCFLNCHLPAHMDKAEQRKDNFQTILSLQQFQGPGAHGILDHDLVFWFGDLNFRIESYDLHFVKFAIDSNQLHQLWEKDQLNMAKNTWPILKGFQEGPLNFAPTFKFDVGTNKYDTSAKKRKPAWTDRILWKVKAPSGGPSPSGRESHRLQVTQHSYRSHMEYTVSDHKPVAAQFILQFAFRDDVPLVRLEVADEWARPEQAVVRYRVETVFARSSWDWIGLYRVGFRHCKDYVAYVWAKHEEVDGNIYQVTFSEESLPKGHGDFILGYYSHHHSILIGVTEPFQTSSPTSLGLPTGKEGVGRLKSGVAPAASVLSRSRCLPQNLPAAAQTARAPARRGRMTALWSCWHPSPAAPALASPRDTVVAALA from the exons ATGGAAGGCCAGACCAGGAGTGGTAGTGCCAGGCCCGGGACCAGGACTGGACTGGGACCCTTGCCTGGGACTCATGGGGTCTTGCAAGCTGAGATACCCTCGAAG AAGGTAAACTCAAGTTTTCAGCTTCCAGCAAAGAACTCGGGCCCAGCATCTTCGGAACCAAGGTTGACCCTGGCACCTGTGGGACCACGAGCAGCTGTGTCACCTCCTTCAGAGAGGCCGAGACTGGTTTTGTCATCTCCCCGACCTGTCCTAGCGCCACTGTCCATCGCTGGAGAACAGAAAAGGCCTCCGCCCCCTCACAGCTCCAACAGGGCAGCCAAGTCTGTGGGCCAACTGGTAGTATCTGCTGCTGCAGCATCCAAGCCTCCACCAGTCGCCTCAGTCTCAATCCTGGCTCCGAAGTCTCTGGGGCAGCTAGTAATATCTGCCTCTGCTATGCCAAGGCCATCTCCGGCTCCCCTGGGGTCCGTCCTAACTCCAACTTCTAGGGATCAGAAGCAGTTATCACCCACCTCTGTGGGACCTAAGCCAGCATTGGCAACCTCAGGCCTAAGCCTAGCGCTGGCCTCTCAGGAGCAGCCCCCGCAGTCCCCCTCCAGTCCTTCCCCTGTGCCGAGTCCCGTTCTGTCACCCTCTCAGGAGGGTCACCTGGCTGCAGCATCTGTGACATCTACCCCAGCTTCTGAGAGACAGTTGCCGGCTAGACAGAAGGATACCGCAGTTCCCAGGCCCACTCCTCCTGCAGACAAGTGTCTCTACACTCCAGAGCGGGCAGCTGGTCCCGCCACCTCTCCACCAAGGGCCCAAGCTTTCTCAGACCCTCGGCTTTCCCCCTCTTTCCGCGCGAGACCAGAGGCTCCACGCCACAGCCCAGAGGATCCCGTCTTGCCGCCGCCACCGCAGACCCTGCCCTTGGATGTGAGCCCAGGCCTTCCAGAGTCTGGCACCCGTTCCCCTGGACTTCTGTCCCCTACCTTTCGGCCAGGAATCCCTTCAAGCCAGACTGTGCCCCCACCTCTGCCAAAGCCACCTCGGTCTCCCAGCCGCTCCCCGAGTCGCTCTCCCAACCGCTCTCCCTGTTTGCCCCCAGCCCCTGAGGTGGCACTCCCAAAACCTGTCACCCAGGCTGCAGGGTCTGGCAGGTGCCCAAGCCCTAACCTACAGGCACAAGAAAGTCCAgcagccgccaccaccaccacctcaccAACATCTTCTTGGTCAGCTCAGCCTACTTGCAAGAGCGACCCTGGATTCCG GATCACTGTGGTTACATGGAATGTGGGGACCGCCATGCCCCCTGATGATGTCACATCTCTTCTTCACCTGGGCAGTGGCCACGACAATGATGGTGCAGATATGATTGCCATAGG GTTGCAAGAAGTCAATTCCATGATCAACAAGCGGCTCAAGGATGCTCTCTTTACTGACCAGTGGAGTGAGCTCTTCATGGATGCACTGGGGCCTTTCAACTTTGTGCTG GTGAGCACCGTGAGGATGCAGGGCGTCATTCTGCTGCTCTTTGCCAAGTACTACCACCTACCGTTCCTACGGGACGTGCAGACAGACTGTACTCGTACTGGCCTGGGTGGCTACTGG GGTAACAAGGGCGGAGTAAGTGTGCGCTTAGCAGCCTTCGGGCACATGCTGTGCTTCCTAAACTGCCACTTGCCCGCACACATGGACAAGGCAGAACAGCGCAAGGATAACTTTCAAACTATCCTTAGCCTCCAGCAATTCCAGGGACCTGGTGCACACGGCATCTTGGATCATGA TCTTGTATTCTGGTTTGGGGACCTGAACTTCCGCATTGAGAGCTATGACCTACACTTTGTCAAGTTCGCCATAGACAGCAACCAACTCCATCAGCTCTGGGAGAAGGACCAG CTCAACATGGCCAAGAACACTTGGCCCATCTTGAAAGGTTTCCAGGAAGGGCCCCTTAACTTTGCTCCCACTTTCAAGTTTGACGTGGGTACCAACAAATATGATACCAG TGCCAAAAAGCGGAAGCCAGCCTGGACAGATCGCATTCTGTGGAAGGTCAAGGCTCCAAGTGGAGGTCCCAGTCCCTCAGGACGAGAGAGTCATAGGCTCCAGGTGACCCAGCACAGCTACCGCAGCCACATGGAGTACACTGTCAGTGACCACAAGCCTGTTGCTGCCCAGTTCATTCTGCAG TTTGCCTTCAGGGATGATGTTCCTCTGGTGCGGCTGGAGGTAGCCGATGAATGGGCAAGGCCAGAGCAGGCCGTGGTGAGGTACCGCGTGGAAACAGTATTTGCCCGAAGCTCCTGGGACTGGATCGGCTTGTACCGG GTGGGCTTCCGTCACTGTAAGGACTATGTGGCTTACGTCTGGGCCAAGCATGAGGAAGTGGATGGGAATATCTACCAG GTGACCTTCAGTGAGGAGTCACTGCCCAAGGGCCACGGAGACTTCATTCTGGGTTACTATAGCCACCACCACAGCATCCTCATTGGCGTCACAGAACCCTTTCAG ACCAGTAGCCCAACCTCACTGGGTCTGCcaacagggaaggagggagtgggCAGGCTAAAGAGTGGAGTTGCCCCAGCGGCCAGTGTTCTCTCCAGATCTCGCTGCCTACCTCAGAATCTGCCAGCAGCAGCACAGACAGCTCGGGCACCAGCTCGGAGGGGGAGGATGACAGCACTCTGGAGCTGCTGGCACCCAAGTCCCGCAGCCCCAGCCCTGGCAAGTCCAAGAGACACCGTAGTCGCAGCCCTGGCCTAG